The Nitrospira sp. genome segment TGGACGGGGGGTGGGTGAAGTGGACCGCCGAGAAGCGGCCGTTCGAACATGGACATGTGTCTCCTCCGATGGGAAATTTCAAGGCTCAACCGGTGCGGGCTCTGATAGCGTTGAAGGACGATTTGAAAGGCCTCGTCAAGGAGCCGCATCCTCAGACGGCCATTCTCGATGCACGCAGTGTTGAGGAATATCTTGGGAAAGAGGTGTCCGGTCTCCCACGGTCCGGTCACATTCCCTCAGCCATACATGTGGCGTGGAATGGCTTTCTGAACAAGGATGCGACCGTCAAGGATCTCTCCGTGATCAAGGAGATGTTGGAAGCAAAGGGGGTAGGGAGCGAGCAGGAAGTCATTTGCTACTGTACCGGCGGTGTGCGATCGGCTTGGCTCTATTTCATCCTCAAGCTTGTCGAGTACCCGAAGATCAGCAACTATCCGGGATCGTGGTGGGAGTGGAGTCGGGACTTCGCCTGCCCTGCCGAAACAGATCTTCATGCGCTCCAGAAAATCCTCGGGTTTAATCCGGCCTCCAAACCTGCTTGACAGCTTGATGAGCGCTGTGTAAATGTAAATTCACAAAATTTCTTCATGTGACCCTGCGAATCTTCAACCATCAAGGAGGCAGCCATGATGAGAAGAATTGTTCGTAGTGCGAGGTTGGTGCTCGGGCTTGGCGTGGCGTTGGTTGGC includes the following:
- a CDS encoding sulfurtransferase; its protein translation is MQHPLLIDTETLQQQLGRPDLVIIDVRGKAAYEFGGHIPGAVHSTWHEYSDPSAVPKGLLNPDLGRIEQILRRLGINEESDVVIYSNPFDNWGDEGRMFWMLEYLGHKRLRILDGGWVKWTAEKRPFEHGHVSPPMGNFKAQPVRALIALKDDLKGLVKEPHPQTAILDARSVEEYLGKEVSGLPRSGHIPSAIHVAWNGFLNKDATVKDLSVIKEMLEAKGVGSEQEVICYCTGGVRSAWLYFILKLVEYPKISNYPGSWWEWSRDFACPAETDLHALQKILGFNPASKPA